From the genome of Neomonachus schauinslandi chromosome 1, ASM220157v2, whole genome shotgun sequence:
GGGTTTGATTGATTAATAaacatttgggtggctcagtcgttgagtgtctgccttcggctcaggtcgtgatcccggtgtcctgggaccaagccccgcatcgggctcctgctcaacaggaagcctgcttctccctctcccaccccccctgcttgtgttccctctctcgctgtgtctctctctgtcaaataaataaataaaatctaaaaaaaaataaataaacatttggaacttactcttttttttttttttaagattttatttatttatttgacagagagagacacagcgagagcgggaacacaagcagggggagtgggagagggagaagcaggcttcccgctgagcagggagcccgacgtgggactcgatcccaggaccttgggatcatgacctgagccgaaggcagtcgctcaaccaactgagccacccaggtgcccctctttttttttttttttaaagattttatttatttatttgagagagagagagaatgagagacagagagcatgagagggaggagggtcagagggagaagcagactccctgccaagcagggagcccgatgcgggactcgatcccgggactccaggatcatgacctgagccgaaggcagtcgcttaaccaactgagccacccaggcacccggaactTACTCTTTTTTAAGGTAACAATTACACATGGTAAAAATTCAGGcagtataaaagtatatatatggcAGCATAAAGTATCCTTGCCTTCagatccctgccctccccagggacAACTACCATTAAAAGTTGCCATTTTCTGGAGATAGTTCCTGCTTCAAACATCTGATATGGAGCCTCccaagaaaatgataaaacttttCAGACATTAACACATTTCAATAGAGATAGAGACTTTGTATTTTCAAGTAACATACAGTATTTTATGTCAAAGGGCAGAAACAAATGActtagggttttttggttttgttttttaagattttttatttatttatttttaaagtaatctctacacccaatgtggggcttgaattcacaaccctgagatcaagagtcacatgctccaccaactgagccatccaggctccctatgaatgttttagtttttatacaGGCCTTCGTGTATGAAGAGTGAAACACATAATAAATCGTGTGTGCATTTTTTGGAGATGTATGTATTTCCAGTGAGATCAAACTATATTCACTGATCTCTACATCTTCTGCTTTTTAAACCAAACAGTATCCTGGAGATTGTTCAAACAGCACTGAAAGACCtacgtcattttttttttttttaaacgatttgaGATCCTACACGAGGGATTGTTGGGCCCAACAGAGGCTGCAATCTTATATTGCTAAACTGCCTTCAAAGAGTTTGAATCAATTCTGCCCCTTCTGCAGGGTTGGAAGGGTCTGTTTCCTCACACCAAGGCCAGTGTGGATATTTTCCAGcttcttcatcttttgttttgttttcttttgtttttaaaatttttatttattatttatttgagagagagcatgagcaggggggaggagcagatggagagggagaagcagactcaccgctgagtggggagccctctACAGGGCTcgctccatcccaggtccctgagatcatgacctgagctggcttaactgactgagccacctaggcactccttCATCTTTTTTAATCTGATAGATGAAAGCCCTGGTgttttactttctatttatttatggatAAGCACAAGCatacagatgtatttttttttttagctttactgaggtatagttgatatacaaaaGTTGCACACATTTAATGTATACATCTTAatgagttttccatttctttttaagacaGTTTTAAACATCTCCAAATCCtgcctccgtgtgtgtgtgtgtgtgtgtgtgtattgaaaACATTTATTGCTGTTATGGGCTCTTGGGGGTGTGATTTAGCAAAACCTCAAAATTAAACTTCACATGTCCTTTGACCCATCAAACCGGTTCCTAGTTAtttatccaatagaaaaaaacatgtgagagggacacctgggtggctcagtgggttaagtgtctgccttccctgggatcctgggatcaagtcctgcatggggctccttgctcagccgggaccctgcttctccctctgcctgccacttcccctgcttgtgctcgctctctctctgacaaataaataaataaaatctttaaaaaaagaaaaaaacatgaaagatatatatatatttctatttgttcAGTAGAAAAAACGTGAGATATCTATAAATGCTTTTATATACAAGtgcttatatatataatatataaatgcttatatataaatgcttattatatatatataaatgtttagcTCAAATATTGTTTGTGGTAACATCTGGAAACGGGCGCcggcgtggctcagtcgttaagccgctgccttcggctcaggtcatgatcccagggtcctgggatggagtccctcatcgggctccctgctctgcgagaggcctgctctccctctcccactcccgctgcttgtgttcctgctctcgctgtgtctgtcaaataaataaaatcttaaaaaaaaaatctggaaacaacttGAATACTCATCAATACAGGAATGTtgaataaatttcagtttttattaattgataattttttaatgaattgctaatttaaaaatgagtgatGGGGgtaccttgctggctcagtctaTGCagcatgcgacccttgatcttggTTGTGGGTTCCAGCCACAGGTAGAGATtacctgaaaataaaatcttaaaaaaaaaaaagatatggggcgcctgactggctcagtgggtagaatatgcgactcttgatctctaaGTTGTAAGTTCAAgaccaggttgggtgtagagattacttaaaaataaaatcttttaggggcgcctgggtggctcagtcgttaagcgtctgccttcggctcaggttatgatcccggggtcctgggatcgagccccgcatcgggctccctgttcagtggagaccctgcttctccctctccctctgcccctctcccccaacccctgctcatgtgctctctcaataataaaatctttaaaaaaaaaaataaataaaaaaataaaaaaaataaaaataaaatcttttaaaaaacaaatgaggcGTATATATTTGGTGGGAGTGTCAACTCAGCCTCTATGCAGAACAATTTGGCATTATCAAACCGAAAAATTGAACACGCCCTTTGTTAACAAGCTACTTCGGTTCTACAAATTTATTCTTGTTCATAGGCATCAAAAAGCGTTATTAAGTAAAAAAGTTAGGGCCTCGCTCTCCCTTACGACAACTGCCGGTTGTCCCGCGTTAGCGCGCTCCTACGCCGCCTTCCGGGCTGGGTCCTGGGGCCTGAAGCCCCGCCCTCCCAACGCTTGCCGCGCTCCCAGGCCTGTCACCGCCCCCAGTCCCGCCCCCGGGCCGCTCGTCACCGCCCTAGTCCCCGCCCGTCCCCGCCAGAGCTACCTTTCCCCGGCTCGATCCCGGTCCTCAGTCCGGCCCCACGAGCCTCCTCCCCGCCCttagccccgcccccaccctagTCCCCGCCCttagccccgcccccagcctcgtACTAGCCCTTAATCCCGCTCCTGGGCCTCGTCCTCGACCCGAACACCTCCCTGGGTCTCCCGTCACCGCCCTGGGGTCCCTCGTCACCGCCCCCGCCGCGCCTTCCGGACTTGGTCCGCGCCCCTAACCCCGCCTCCGGGTCGCGTCAGAGCCTCAGCCACGCCTTCCGTGCTAGGGCTTGGTTCCTAGGACCATCCTCCGCGCTCGGTCCAGGTCGCCGGGACCCGACCATGTCCCCGCCGGAGGAAAGCTGAAACTCTCCGCCCGCCGTCGGAGGCGGCGGCCACCGCCCTGCCGGCACCCCCGCCACCCGCTGGCACCCCCGGGGCGAGATCCCGAATCCCCTCAGCCGCAAGCGGAAGTGCGTGTCGGCGGATCATGGCGACTTTGGCCGACCTGCCGGACTCAGTCCTGTTGGAGATCTTCTCTTACCTCCCGGTCCGGGACCGGATCCGCATCTCCAGGTGCGGCCCCGCCccgcggggtgggggaggggacggtCGGGCGGGGGTGGGGCTTCCCCTGAGATGCGGATCCGGTTCCCGCGGGGCCGGGGTTGTTCTAACGGcgggtcccctcccccagggttTGTCACGGCTGGAAGAGGCTGGTGGACGACCGGTGGCTCTGGCGACATGTCGACCTGACGCTGTACACGGTACGCGGGGCCGACCGGGCGGGCCTGGGCCGCGGTCGGGAGTCTGGGCCGCGAGCCCCACCCCCTCGCTCCCTGGATTTCGAGCCTGGCAGTCCCGGGCGCACCCCGGCACCGTGGCTTACCTGCTCCGCCGCCTGTTTCCGCATCTCCAAAATGGGGATAACCGAGCTCGTGCAGGGAAAGGCTTAGAGCCGAGTCTGGCGTAGAGTGAGCCTAGGACAAATGTTAGTTGCTTACATTATCTATTAATGAGTTTTCCTGGAGGAATCATTTTCCAGATTCAACTTAATTTCCAGAATTTATTCCCTGAGTAGTGCAACCGAGCCTTTTAAACTTTTTCCCATTTGCAtcgtatttatttttcttgttttagtttgaactgtttcaaatatatatagaaatgtgTAGAGGGTAATAATCTGAAACAACTATGTACTCATCACCTAGATTTAACCCATTTTGACCTTCGGTCATTTTTGCTGCAGATTATGTGAAACATACATGCAAAGGTTTATGTAGACATATACGCACACaacatttatagatatattcGTTGCATTATTTGAAACCCTCCTCAGAGGTAACCACTATTATAAAATGGATCTGTAGTCTTCCGATCACGTTTTTATTTACTTCCTGCATGAGTGCCGAGAAGcaatatatagtttttttaatgtgtttctaaaatttaaataatggtaTTCTATTTAGGTAATTAAATGCTATTTACTGTACATCCACCCGCAACCGGCTTTATTCACACAATActgcttttgagatttattttaactGAGACATGTAAATCTTGTTCGTTCCTTTTAACTTGTTAAATGAGTATACCacaatttctctattttcctgttGACAGACATTTAGTTATTTCCAgctttttactattataaacagTGTTGTAAAGGAGTGTCTCAAACTTGCCTGTGTATATGAATCACCcaaggatcttgttaaaatgctgaTTCTGATTCAGTGAACTGGATGGGGCCCCagattctgaatttctaacaaCCTCCCAGGTTTTATGCTATGCACAAATTTTACATtatgcagtttcttttttcttttttttaaaaggtaaaatgtaCCTACATTAAAATGCACAGTGCTTCcagttacatttttgttttctagtaaTTAACTTTCCAGGGTTAATTTTTGCAGCTTTCACTGTTACCAggttgtgatgatgatgatgatgatttattttttttattttttttaattttttttttttaaagattttatttatttctttgacagagagaggcagtgagagagggaacacaagcagtgggagtgggagagggagaagcaggcttcccgcggagcagggagcccgatgcggggctcgatcccaggaccctgggatcatgacctgagccgaaggcagacgcttaacgactgagccacccaggcgccccgatgatgatgatttttttttttaaagattttatttatttatttgagacagagagaatgagagagagggagagagcacatgagaggggggagggtcagagggagaagcaggctccctgccaagcagagagcccgatgcgggactcgatccagggactccaggatcatgacctgagccgaaggcagtcgcttaaccaactgagccacccaggcgcccgatgatgattttttaaacacAGGTCTAATTTACTCTAGGCAGTTCTAGGCTTTTTCAGCTTGGTTTTGTGTTGCTTACTTCTACTGGCGGTGGTCATTAAGAAAGGGATAAAATGCTGGTGAGTGGCTTTGCTTTCTTACTTACTCCAGATAATGGGAATCCACTCTGTTGCTAAAGACAGATCTATTCTGATCATCTCTTTTCCCCCATTCCTTTTGTTCAAACCTAGAAATCAAAATGAATGGGAGATGCAGGGTCAGATGTGgctggcaggggaagggcagaagtcCAGGGGAGCACTAGAGCCCCAGCTGGGGCTTGTCTGTCTCCAGGCAGGCAGGGCCCTTGGAATATTCTCCATATCCCTCACCCTGTCACCCCCATCTCTGGCTCTTACAGATGCGGCCTAAAGTCATGTGGCACCTCCTTCGCCGGTACATGGCATCCCGGCTCCATTCCTTGCGGATGGGTGGCTACCTGTTCTCAGGCTCCCAGGCCCCCCAGTTGTCCCCCGCCTTGATGAGGGCCTTGGGCCAGAAATGCCCCAACCTGAAGCGCCTCTGCCTACATGTGGCTGACCTGAGCATGGTGCCCATCACCAGCCTGCCCTGCACTCTGAGGACCCTGGAGCTGCACAGCTGTGAGATCTCCATGGCCTGGCTCCTCAAGGAGCAGGACCCCACCGTGCTGCCCTTGCTCGAGTGCATTGTGCTGGACCGTGTCCCTGCCTTCCGAGACGAGCACCTGCAGGGCCTGACACGCTTTCGTGCCCTGCGGTCACTGGTGCTCGGCGGCACCTACCGTGTGACAGAGACAGGGCTGGATGCGGGCCTCCAGGAGCTGAGCTACCTGCAGAGGCTGGAGGTGCTAGGTTGTACCCTCTCAGCTGACAGCACCCTCCTGGCCATCAGCCGCCACCTCCGAGATGTGCGGAAGATCCGGCTGACCGTGAGGGGCCTCTCTGCCCCTGGCCTGTCGGTCTTGGAGGGCATGCCAGCCCTGGAGAGTCTGTGCTTGCTAGGCCCTCTCATTACCCCAGAAATGCCTTCCCCAGCTGAAATCCTCTCTTCCTGCCTCGCCATGCCCAAGCTCAGGGTCCTTGAGCTGCAGGGGCTAGGGTGGGAGGGTCAGGAGGCTGAGAGGATCCTGTGTAGGGGACTGCCCCACTGTATGGTCATCGTTAGGGCCTGCCCCAAAGAGTCCATGGACTGGTGGATGTGACTACCACCCGTCCACCTCAGCTTTCATTGGGGAGCCCCACACCCTCTGAATGGCACCTTGCAGAGGGCCTGTAGTCAGGCCGACAGGGCCTGAAAGCCACAGGTAGAGAGAACCGAGGCCTTGGGGCCTCCAGACAATTGGAATCCCTGTTTGCCAGTTCTTTGGCCTCTGTGGCATCAGCCAGCCTCCTGGAGGGCCCGTCCCCACATCTGGAAATGGGGAAGGTCATAGCTACCTCATGGTTATGTTGCAAAGCCTTAACTCTTTAGCAGCCCTGGGCCAAAAGGGTCCTTGATGAAGGGTTGTTCTCAGGAACAGGATGGATGCAGAAGGGTAGGGCTAGGAGTTAGGGGGACCTGAGGGGCCAAGGCCCCTTAGGAGGCCTGGAAAGACTGTCTATGTGCACCCACACACCGACACACCATTGATACACCTACTTGCACACGAGGGACATGATGAGAAGCCAATCAAGACTTAGGCTTTGATAATCAAAAGTGTTAATGAAGGTTCTAAGTTGTATTTTCAGTACTtggtattctgtatttttcaatttttccacaatatatattattttgctattaaagaaaaataattttttttttttcaaaaaagcattTGGTTTCTTATTCAACAAACGTTTCTTGAGTGCCCACTTTATCACAGGCTGTGTTCTAAGCCCTGGGgccacagcagtgaacaaaacaatcCCTGAGTAGAAGGCTGGGCGATCAACAGGTGAAAGCATTGATGGACTAGTTTTAGAGACAATAAACCAGGCTCACGTGATGGAGGTGCCTGTGTCTGGTAGAGTGGGCGGGATGAGCCGCTCAAGTTTGGAGACCCGAGAGGTGATGAGGAACCCACTCTGGGAAGcgctgggaaaaagaaaagaccaagacGCTGAGATGGGGATGAGCTTGACATTTTTCAGGATCAGGAAGAATCATGTGGCTGAGGAAACAAGGGGTGAGCAATAGAAAGTGAAGTCAGCTGAGGGCGTGAAGTTGGAGGGTCCTCACAGGTGGCACGTGTTTTAGGGGTTCAGTAAGTAGCGACTCTTTTCCTGCCTGCTAAGTCTGAGCCACTTGAAAAAAGCAGGTGGCAGGCTGATAGTGAGCAGGAGCGCCCGCCCTCGAGATGAGTGTTACTTCTGATCTGAGCTGGGTGGGAGGGCGTGTGTGACTACAGGTTCCCCACCTGCCCACCAGCCCAGCCTGCCTGCTCAGTGGCGGGCAGagccaaaagagaaaacagggctGAGCTGGGACTCTTGGTTCCTTGTTCCAAGCTCACTTACCAGAGGACCTGGGTGTCTCTCCCATGCTTTCCCACTAGCGGGTGGGGCAGAAATTCCCCATCAGGCCACATGAGGACTATGGTATGAGTACTCCCCCAGTGGGGCCGTGGTTAGGGTCTGCTTGTCCCATGCTGTCATCAAACCTGGCAGCTCCAGCCCAGGGCACCCGGGGGACTAAACTGATGCAGGCTGGGGTGTTGGGACTGGAGAAGTCTCAGGTTAGGGAAAGAGATCTCTTTTAAGGGTGCCTGGAGACCTGAGGTCTGTTGTCGGGAGTATGATGGAGTCGCCAATCCCAGTCTTACACTGGGCTCTGCCGGTGGTCCTGGAGTAGGCTGCTGATGCCCCACCTGGAGCAGCTCGAGGAGGAAAAcaagtttccttcctttcttcctcttgcttTTCCTGCAGAAATGGAGCAGCAGGTATGAAATTGGAGGCAGTGGTAAACATGGAAGTGTTCAATGGACATCGCTAGCAAGtagtgatggggtgggggagccctAATTTGTAGTGTTTGCCCATTTCTGGGGTGTAAGTATCCCATCATGGCTGGTTTCAAGCTACCAGCAGTCTAACAACTGGCTCACAAAATTCCTGCAAGTTTAGCAATTGACCCCCCTGATCTGGCATGAGCTGACTTCAGCATGCCACTGGTTAGTGGTATCTTTCTTTCAGGCTCACCCAACTTTAGTGACCCCTTCCCTGAGCTTAGCTCTGAGGGGTGGGTAGGCAAGCTGAGCAAGTTTAGAATTGGCTAGTTTGAGTACTTTGGGTGGGCTATAGGCTTTAGAGGTGGTCCCTAGTTGTCTGTTACTTGGCTCTGGGGTGATTTAGGGCAGAGGGAATATTGGTTTGCTGTGTAAGACTGAGATCAAGGAGGTAgttggattggttggtttgcatatgaaagtGTGCTCAGGGACACCCCTCAGAGGGGTGGTCCTTACCCAGGTTTGCAAGGCCCTAAGGTGTCAAAGCAtcacaaaatatagaaaataaaaaaacatgattGATACACCCTCCATTGAAAGTAAAGGATAATCACAATAGCGAACTTTAATTGAGTATCTATTTTGTGTCAGGTACTATGCTCAGTCCTTCATGCATGGACTTCTTCCAGCAGCCCAATGAAGAGCTCTATTGAGGTATGATTCACATAAATAAACAGCTCATATTTAGGTGCATAATTTGATGAGTTCTGACAAGTGAAACCATCAAGATAACAAATATTTCCATAACTCCCTAAAGTTTCCTTGTGGCTCCTTTTaaccctccctccatccctgttCCCAGACAAatactgatctgctttctgtcactatagattatttttattttcctagaattttatgtaagtagaatcatatatACTTTGtacgtgtgtgtgggggggtcttttctttcactcaccataatgattttgagattcatccaggcTCTTGTAGGAATCAAAACTTTGTTCCTGGGTAGTAATCTGTCATATGGTTATAATCGCACAATTTGTTACCCAttcatctttttctaaaaaaatattttatttatttatttgccagagagagagagagagagcgagcgcacaaggagggggagcagcaggcagagggagaagtgggctccccgccgagcaaggagcctgacgtgggacttgatcccaggaccctgggatcatgcctgggttgaaggcagacacttaaccgactgagccacccaggcaccactacccattcatcttttgatggataTTTGTGTTTAAAcatatgttttttcttaaaataatttttcctgatattaaaaaataacatgtttgtaaagaattttaacattatagaaagtgaggggcacctgggtggctcagttggttatgcatctgaatttggctcaggtcatgatctcagggtcctgggatcaagtgagccctgcatagggctccctgctcaacagggagtctgcttctcccctccagcccctcctcccacttgtgctctctcttcttttatttattaaataaataaaatcttatttaaaaattatagaaagtgAACCTCTTTCTAATCCTAGGTCCCAGAGGAAATCACTGTGAGAAGTTAGATTTATAATCTTATAGAATTTTGTCTACTATTGGGACTTTGGagaaaaaccaaagacattacttgttttttgttttttgtttttaagtttatttatttttttaagtaatcgctggacccaacgtggggctcaaactcatgaacccgagatcaagagtcacacgctcttccaactgagccagccgcaCGCCCTAATCAATGACATCTCTTAATCTCCCTTCTGAGTTTGAGACCAATCACGGGAGTTAGAGATGGAAACATCAGCTTCATGAATAACAAAACCTGGATTGAAGCACGCCGGTTTGGCTCTGCATCGCCCGTTGGCCTTATGATGTTTTACTGCTGCATTTGTCAAATGTACTTGGGCACGGTCAGCTGGTCAACCACAAAGCTCCTCTGGATGCTTACCGTATGGCCCCAGCCTGATCAAACTAGCCCTTCTCTGGAGTCTCACAGACtcccaaagggagagagaaagggtgagATTTGAAGACGCTCAGTTCTTTCTTCCAAACCTGCTAGTGAGATATAGAGTATGGGTGTGTACGTGCAGAGGTCGCTTCAGCAGACATATGCCCTCCTTGGACATGGAAAGGCGGAGGAATGACGTTTTCTCCCTAATGGACTAAAATAGAGGCATACCTGTTTTGTGTCAGTCTCAGCCTGTAATAGTGATGCTGTTGGCTAGGAATGCCTGGGGGCACTCATCTGGGCCCCTAGTAATTGGCAGTGAGCCCCCACAGACATTGCCCTGACTGGAGCCAGTGTTGTGGCTGGACCCACTCTCGTGGTTCTTATTATGATTGCAAACCACACCTCAGCAGCAACTATCAGATGACTTTGAAAAACAAGATTTATTACTCACAAGTCCTGGAGGGTACATGGCATACCCAAGATtgccaggaaagagagagagagagagagcacagtccTGGGGTTCTGTCTTTATTGGGGGTTGAGGATGGGGTGGAGGGCCTAGGGTTTTGTGGATtcactctttattggtgaattttattaaccttaaaaataaaacagttctgggcgcctgggtggctcagttggttaagtgactgcctttggctcaggtcatgatcctggagtcccgggatcgagtcctgcatcgggctccctgctcagcggggagtctgcttctccctctgaccctcctccctctcatgttctctgtctctcattctctctctcgcaaataaataaaatcttaaaaaaaaaaaataaaacagttcttttaccagcaaaaaaattgggtttattcaggaataacaGAGAATTACAATTCAGGACATGCAAGttatggcaaaaccataggcaagtctggGGAACAAGGAGAGGAatgctcttttatagaggaaagaagGGACTTGGGAGGGGTTATTATAAGCAAAAGAAGTCCCTTAGAGTAAACTGAGAGTTTGAAGTAtaatggcttctcattggctgaggtGTGcaagtctctcattggctgggctgtcgCTGAGCTCGGAATAAATCTTTCCTCCAACTGCTGGGGTAGTAAATGTGCTGGCTTCTTCCTGTTGAGAATGCAAGGTATGTCTCTTCCTGTTCATTCTGCAAAGGGCTGCAAGAAGTGGTATGGCACCCTTTCTGGCCTcctgattccattttattttattctattttattaagtaggctccacacccaacatggagcccaacaccgggcttgaacttaggaccctgagatcaagacctgtgctgagatcaagagttggatgcttaactgagtgaaccacccaggcaccccactcctAACTCCATTTTAAGTGAGATTTCCTTTATTCAGGTTCATAAAATGGACTCCTCTTCAATCAAAAGCTTAATGTCGGGCACCTACACTGTGCCTCCTTAAATAGATGTTCTCTGGGCTTCACTTACTCCTCCCTATAAAAGAAgagccttgggtgcctgggtggctcggttggttgagcgactgccttcggctcaggtcatgatcctggagtccctggatcgagtccctcatcgggctccctgctcggcagggagcctgcttctccctctgaccctcccctctctcatgtgctctctgtctctctcattctctctgtctcaaatgaatgggtaaaatctttaaaaaaaataaaataaaataaaataaaagaagagccTTTTTCTAACTAACCTTTGAGATACTTATAGATCTTATGGTTGGAGTGTTATTTCAATAGGCCTTTTCTCCCTCTTGCAATAATCCTTTTGAATGAAGTCTCTCTTTACCAATGTCCAGAATTATTTTTGACGAtgataagcaaacaaaaatcctttGAGTCCTTTTTGACTCCTTGCCCTAAAGCTACACCAATCCATCAGCAGATAGCAGAAAG
Proteins encoded in this window:
- the FBXL12 gene encoding F-box/LRR-repeat protein 12 isoform X1; translated protein: MATLADLPDSVLLEIFSYLPVRDRIRISRVCHGWKRLVDDRWLWRHVDLTLYTMRPKVMWHLLRRYMASRLHSLRMGGYLFSGSQAPQLSPALMRALGQKCPNLKRLCLHVADLSMVPITSLPCTLRTLELHSCEISMAWLLKEQDPTVLPLLECIVLDRVPAFRDEHLQGLTRFRALRSLVLGGTYRVTETGLDAGLQELSYLQRLEVLGCTLSADSTLLAISRHLRDVRKIRLTVRGLSAPGLSVLEGMPALESLCLLGPLITPEMPSPAEILSSCLAMPKLRVLELQGLGWEGQEAERILCRGLPHCMVIVRACPKESMDWWM
- the FBXL12 gene encoding F-box/LRR-repeat protein 12 isoform X2; translation: MATLADLPDSVLLEIFSYLPMRPKVMWHLLRRYMASRLHSLRMGGYLFSGSQAPQLSPALMRALGQKCPNLKRLCLHVADLSMVPITSLPCTLRTLELHSCEISMAWLLKEQDPTVLPLLECIVLDRVPAFRDEHLQGLTRFRALRSLVLGGTYRVTETGLDAGLQELSYLQRLEVLGCTLSADSTLLAISRHLRDVRKIRLTVRGLSAPGLSVLEGMPALESLCLLGPLITPEMPSPAEILSSCLAMPKLRVLELQGLGWEGQEAERILCRGLPHCMVIVRACPKESMDWWM